A single window of Senegalia massiliensis DNA harbors:
- a CDS encoding PilW family protein: MINKKGFTLIELLLVLGIIGIVSTMVFSIFITNIKNFERNQKKIEVQQNMRTAVEFMSREVIETKGILEIKDINRNKINIEELKKYKNKEIEIKYIIFSTLLETRDRYEYNRKIFALKSNKLVYGHIRKNMNNITETSANMEISFYINKITIEPILDELDNQKGISFTIYTKERYDIKPIKTSIYFRNMEV; this comes from the coding sequence ATGATAAATAAAAAGGGGTTTACTCTTATAGAATTACTTTTAGTATTAGGGATAATTGGAATAGTTTCAACTATGGTATTTTCAATATTTATAACAAATATAAAAAATTTTGAAAGAAATCAAAAAAAGATAGAAGTTCAGCAGAATATGAGAACAGCAGTGGAATTTATGTCTAGAGAAGTTATTGAAACAAAAGGAATATTAGAAATAAAAGATATAAATCGAAATAAAATTAATATAGAAGAATTAAAAAAATATAAAAATAAAGAAATTGAAATAAAATATATTATTTTTTCAACTTTACTTGAAACAAGAGATAGATATGAATATAATAGAAAAATATTTGCATTAAAAAGCAATAAGTTAGTTTATGGTCATATTCGTAAAAATATGAATAATATTACTGAAACATCTGCTAATATGGAAATATCTTTTTATATAAATAAAATAACCATAGAACCAATTTTAGATGAATTAGATAATCAAAAAGGAATATCTTTTACAATTTATACAAAGGAAAGATATGATATAAAACCTATTAAAACTAGTATATATTTTAGAAATATGGAGGTTTGA
- a CDS encoding pilus assembly FimT family protein has translation MKNIYKNKKGSTLVTLIIIFAILSILGTTIYSIAITNSKIGIMNSKLKRNFYFAESGLELAQDELIKTIHIGIKEANKDANKILEIDLESEREKEKSPYITDEGNIDDAYINQKQEEIFENSYYQFLDKKIGNSNNLTFFKILSEKLLKLSKDKSNKNESYDITAEYEKDNDKVKITSTYIKDQIKQSVSAIYSLKKPNYSGLYSYESKITEIPNYHMLKNAISVDRNLNIDSSNFNINGDVFVNPQYNYKNLQEQKFGNININNSRKLSIIDGRVITKNVNLTDTLVKIEELYTSDDLNINGRINDININSYFGYGDGDIPGSSSAIVIDSMKNNKIIVNKNLAILGTAFINTKPNYQTGESVSIKKNYEIYTEKFSNENDTFDYYNPLVLLKTNNLDEKIERFYSESNKNHTKLNLGQSIQIPKNSLSKGILLNQGLAIEPNIPNGTQVQVIKEKADELIGTLNNGVIDRFKYIPYLINEEFESETGKVNVVNGSIDIQNKSKFKGIMIASGSIAINSDLDFDGIMIAGGSIAINNKLNFKGILISGGEMAIYNNTNINGTVISGYDLNFNSGSNLKVTSNENYVFKLLAQNEKLTKNLFKQYDNIEKKKIIAYEKLVPSEEINYDINSIIKLSEWKINYDK, from the coding sequence ATGAAAAATATTTATAAAAATAAAAAAGGATCAACACTTGTAACATTAATTATAATATTTGCTATACTTTCTATATTGGGTACTACTATTTATTCAATAGCTATTACAAATAGTAAAATAGGCATAATGAATAGTAAACTAAAAAGAAATTTTTATTTTGCAGAGTCAGGGTTAGAATTAGCTCAAGATGAACTAATAAAAACAATTCATATAGGAATAAAGGAAGCTAATAAAGACGCAAATAAAATATTAGAAATAGATTTAGAATCAGAAAGAGAAAAAGAAAAAAGTCCTTACATAACAGATGAGGGTAATATAGATGATGCATATATAAATCAAAAACAAGAAGAAATATTTGAAAATAGTTATTATCAATTTTTAGATAAAAAGATTGGGAATTCTAATAATTTAACTTTTTTTAAGATATTAAGTGAAAAATTACTAAAATTAAGTAAAGATAAATCAAATAAAAATGAAAGTTATGATATAACTGCTGAATATGAAAAAGACAATGATAAAGTTAAAATAACCTCCACATATATAAAAGATCAAATAAAACAATCAGTAAGTGCTATATACAGCTTGAAAAAACCAAACTATAGTGGTTTATATTCATATGAATCAAAAATAACAGAAATACCAAATTATCATATGCTTAAAAATGCCATATCAGTAGATAGAAATTTAAATATTGATTCTTCAAATTTTAATATAAATGGTGATGTTTTTGTAAATCCACAATATAATTATAAAAATTTACAAGAACAAAAATTTGGAAATATAAATATAAATAATTCTAGAAAGTTATCCATAATAGATGGCAGAGTTATTACAAAAAATGTTAATCTAACTGATACATTAGTTAAAATAGAAGAACTCTATACTAGTGATGATTTAAATATTAATGGAAGAATTAATGATATTAATATAAATAGTTATTTTGGATATGGTGATGGTGATATTCCTGGTAGTTCGAGTGCAATAGTGATAGATTCTATGAAGAACAACAAGATAATAGTTAATAAAAATTTAGCTATATTAGGTACTGCATTTATTAATACAAAACCAAATTATCAGACTGGTGAATCAGTTTCTATAAAGAAAAATTATGAAATTTATACTGAAAAATTTTCTAATGAAAATGATACATTTGACTATTATAACCCTTTGGTATTATTAAAAACAAATAATTTAGATGAAAAAATAGAAAGATTTTATTCTGAATCAAATAAAAATCATACTAAATTAAATTTAGGACAAAGTATACAAATACCTAAAAATTCACTAAGTAAAGGTATATTATTAAATCAAGGTTTAGCAATTGAACCTAATATTCCAAATGGTACACAAGTACAGGTTATTAAAGAAAAAGCAGATGAATTAATAGGTACTTTAAATAATGGAGTGATAGATAGATTTAAATATATTCCATATTTAATAAATGAAGAATTTGAAAGTGAAACAGGGAAGGTAAATGTTGTTAATGGGTCTATAGATATACAGAATAAATCTAAGTTTAAAGGAATAATGATAGCTTCTGGTAGTATAGCAATAAATAGTGATTTAGACTTTGATGGAATAATGATAGCAGGAGGTAGTATAGCCATAAATAATAAATTAAATTTTAAAGGGATATTAATTTCAGGTGGAGAAATGGCTATATATAATAATACAAATATTAATGGAACTGTTATATCTGGATACGATCTTAATTTTAATTCTGGAAGTAATTTAAAGGTTACTAGTAATGAAAATTATGTATTTAAATTACTTGCGCAAAATGAAAAGCTTACTAAAAATTTATTTAAACAATATGACAATATTGAAAAAAAGAAAATAATAGCATATGAAAAACTAGTTCCTTCTGAAGAAATAAATTATGATATAAATTCTATAATAAAATTAAGTGAATGGAAGATAAATTATGATAAATAA